From the Mangifera indica cultivar Alphonso chromosome 10, CATAS_Mindica_2.1, whole genome shotgun sequence genome, one window contains:
- the LOC123228360 gene encoding cytadherence high molecular weight protein 2-like produces the protein MCKEVDDAKSRLVSMALKLAEGNKKLEAEKQKVMKERKCADAERNKLEEQRKIAEAIRNQAEAEKSYADSMSWQLEETKLRVEKEKCCSDKLSQQLEEARVKIDELQKQIYDLQCSRNRVKASAVSPEKYLTADSGKMKLLEKQLKFEKKQLKQVKQVAKLEKRHNVLLREVLGQLKLDLVQFSNRLDLVDNFLHKAEGIGNLRKKKSFIRSYLKKRKRELDTIESIELFHSEGKKLHLQMGEKLPDFHNMLHRQVDVSLEEENNIVPKLQENSFVKHERCRKKRKKSYEEAVGIQYFLSTDAQKKTKKVDGNSHGDGRVPTEVSQSTIGLTGSARPCAEGICYSVTSDFETNRKFEETAYGDFMKLLDLDNPLDEEYYRKAMEMPMSPTLPEIEFPGAESFDTGKSQDKSFYGGLSDVKVDIAPSCSFDAINAEINSS, from the exons ATGTGTAAAGAGGTTGATGATGCAAAATCAAGATTAGTTTCTATGGCATTAAAATTGGCGGAGGGAAACAAAAAACTTGAAGCTGAAAAACAGAAGgtaatgaaagagagaaaatgtgcaGATGCGGAGAGGAATAAATTAGAGGAGCAAAGAAAGATAGCAGAAGCTATTCGGAATCAAGCTGAGGCAGAAAAATCTTATGCTGATAGTATGTCTTGGCAATTGGAAGAGACTAAActaagagttgagaaagaaaaatgttgTTCTGATAAGCTCTCCCAACAGTTAGAAGAAGCTAGAGTAAAGATTGATGAACTGCAGAAGCAGATATATGACCTTCAGTGCTCTAGAAACAGGGTTAAGGCTTCTGCTGTTTCACCTGAAAAATATTTGACTGCTGACTCTGGGAAAATGAAACTTTTGGAAAAacaattaaagtttgaaaaaaagcaactaaagcaGGTAAAACAAGTGGCTAAATTGGAGAAGCGTCATAATGTTCTTTTGCGAGAAGTACTAGGTCAGTTGAAGTTGGATCTTGTTCAATTTTCCAATCGCTTGGATTTAGTGGATAACTTCTTGCACAAGGCTGAAGGCATAGGTAATCtgagaaagaaaaag TCTTTTATACGCAGTTATCTTAAGAAGAGAAAGAGGGAACTTGATACAATTGAATCCATTGAATTGTTTCACTCAGAAGGTAAGAAGTTGCATCTACAGATGGGAGAGAAGCTGCCTGATTTTCATAATATGTTACACAGACAAGTTGATGTATCTTTGGAAGAGGAAAATAACATAGTTCCTAAACTTCAAGAGAATTCGTTTGTCAAGCATGAGCGATGCCgcaagaagaggaagaaatcaTATGAAGAGGCTGTAGGTATTCAGTATTTTTTGAGTACTGATGCAcagaagaagacaaaaaaagtTGATGGAAATAGCCATGGAGATGGAAGGGTGCCCACAGAAGTGTCCCAATCTACCATTGGTCTAACAGGATCTGCACGGCCATGCGCAGAGGGCATTTGTTATTCAGTTACCAGTGACTTTGAAACTAATAGAAAATTTGAGGAGACAGCATATGGAGATTTTATGAAATTGCTGGACTTGGACAATCCTCTTGATGAGGAATATTACAGAAAAGCAATGGAAATGCCTATGTCGCCTACTCTTCCTGAGATTGAGTTTCCAGGTGCTGAATCATTTGATACGGGTAAATCTCAAGACAAAAGTTTCTATGGTGGCTTGTCTGATGTAAAAGTAGATATTGCGCCTTCTTGCAGCTTTGATGCCATCAATGCAGAGATTAATTCCAGTTAG
- the LOC123227092 gene encoding dihydroceramide fatty acyl 2-hydroxylase FAH1-like codes for MVANEFTVDLNKALVFQVGHLGEAYEEWVHQPIPTREGPRFFESDFWEFLTRTVWWAIPVIWLPVVFYCISMSVRMGHTCLEIVEMVAFGIFIWTLMEYSLHRFLFHIKTKSYWGNTFHYLIHGCHHKHPMDGLRLVFPPAATAVLCIPLWNLVKLLATPSIAPAVFGGGLLGYVMYDCTHYYLHHGQPSSGVPKHLKKYHLNHHFRIQDKGFGITSSLWDRVFGTLPLGKSAEKKK; via the exons ATGGTCGCCAATGAATTCACAGTCGATTTAAACAAAGCTCTTGTCTTCCAG GTTGGTCATCTTGGAGAAGCATATGAGGAATGGGTTCACCAGCCGATTCCAACCAGGGAAGGCCCTCGATTTTTTGAAAGTGACTTTTGGGAG TTCTTGACTCGCACTGTCTGGTGGGCAATTCCAGTCATTTGGCTGCCAGTTGTTTTCTACTGTATCTCCATGTCTGTAAGAATGGGCCATACATGTCTAGAGATAGTAGAAATGGTGGCTTTTGGCATTTTTATTTGGACATTGATGGAATACAGTTTGCACCGTTTCCTTTTCCATATCAAAACAAAGAGCTATTG GGGTAATACTTTTCATTATCTTATTCATGGTTGCCACCATAAGCATCCTATGGATGGCCTACGGCTTGTTTTTCCTCCTGCGGCGACAGCTGTTCTATGTATACCA TTATGGAATTTGGTAAAACTTCTAGCAACTCCATCGATAGCTCCAGCTGTGTTTGGAGGTGGTTTACTTGGGTATGTGATGTATGATTGCACCCATTACTACCTGCACCATGGTCAGCCCTCAAGTGGAGTACCTAAACACCTCAAG AAATATCACTTAAATCATCACTTCAGAATCCAAGATAAGGGGTTCGGAATCACATCATCCCTTTGGGATCGAGTGTTTGGAACACTTCCTCTGGGGAAATCAGctgaaaagaagaaatga